The proteins below are encoded in one region of Penicillium psychrofluorescens genome assembly, chromosome: 4:
- a CDS encoding uncharacterized protein (ID:PFLUO_006071-T1.cds;~source:funannotate) has product MADPHRPYWEIVQNHERKLDALLEKGIYKPVFLYHAVIFNILPWIGLVIPRHIQYARPLIFTICLALAADVFSSRRALLGANGYMVGLLTAWWLVWSTILVAFSDLEHDFQRIERWSVGDVQSHGSAQCMSLTKVEGNPEEDQDCLLLDREVHAHDQSNGGTVVKQTSKTPNTKAIASSARQIDQFHWQSYPQHLGHRIEWCAGLLFNLRGPEWNWRAPHLGPLPPSVHAQLHPGFDSNKLKASDATYTTAKQCLQSALFTCLKTYLLLDILKVLMMRDPYFRGTAPPDSPPPFPFHHFALHPLLTRAYHLVLSCLGVFVALNFVTSFNPLIFLGLSLAFPNASQALTAAPLNVPWLYGDTFGPFISPILDHGLTGCWGRWWHQLFRYGFTAAANWLLSLLPEQWTAHAQIRHMAHVVVAFSLSGFVHACGSYTQLPNTRPVSGTMLFFCMQSVAVIAERVFKTSILPKLPLRAAPRSLKRAANAIFVFCWLLFSGAFIADDFARGGLWLMEPVPVSPLRGLGLANGEGWWCWRRPWFRYWSDGSYWGSGVRVM; this is encoded by the coding sequence ATGGCCGATCCCCATAGACCCTACTGGGAGATCGTCCAGAACCATGAACGCAAGCTCGATGCCTTGCTAGAAAAGGGCATTTACAAACCAGTCTTTCTTTACCATGCCGTCATCTTCAATATCCTCCCGTGGATCGGCTTGGTCATTCCGCGCCACATACAGTATGCTCGGCCGTTGATCTTTACGATCTGTCTCGCCCTAGCGGCGGATGTCTTCAGCAGCCGTCGGGCCTTGCTCGGGGCTAATGGATATATGGTTGGACTGCTGACTGCGTGGTGGCTCGTGTGGAGTACTATACTCGTTGCGTTTAGCGATCTCGAACATGATTTCCAGCGGATTGAACGGTGGTCTGTTGGAGACGTTCAGTCTCATGGCAGCGCCCAATGTATGTCATTGACGAAGGTCGAGGGCAATCccgaagaagaccaagacTGTTTGCTCCTTGACAGAGAGGTACATGCTCATGACCAAAGCAATGGAGGTACCGTTGTCAAGCAGACCTCCAAAACCCCCAATACCAAAGCGATTGCATCATCCGCACGACAAATTGACCAGTTTCATTGGCAATCCTACCCCCAGCATCTGGGACATCGCATCGAATGGTGTGCTGGCCTCCTGTTCAATCTACGGGGACCCGAATGGAACTGGCGAGCGCCCCATCTAGGacctctccctccatccGTGCATGCCCAACTCCATCCGGGATTCGACTCAAACAAACTGAAAGCATCGGACGCCACTTATACAACCGCCAAACAATGCCTCCAATCTGCCCTCTTCACTTGTCTGAAGACATACCTCTTACTAGACATCCTCAAGGTCCTAATGATGCGCGATCCCTACTTCCGAGGCACAGCTCCTCCGGactccccgccgccattCCCATTCCACCACTTCGCTTTACACCCTCTCCTCACGCGCGCCTATCACTTAGTGCTCAGCTGCCTTGGTGTCTTCGTTGCACTCAACTTCGTGACCTCCTTCAACCCGCTTATCTTCCTGGGCTTGTCACTCGCGTTCCCCAATGCATCCCAAGCCCTAACAGCCGCTCCGCTCAATGTCCCTTGGCTCTACGGCGATACCTTCGGGCCCTTTATCTCCCCAATCCTCGACCACGGCCTGACAGGCTGCTGGGGTCGATGGTGGCATCAGCTCTTCCGCTACGGATTTACCGCAGCAGCCAACTGgcttctctccctcctcccagAACAATGGACCGCTCACGCGCAGATCCGACACATGGCGCATGTTGTGGTGGCATTCTCGCTCAGCGGCTTCGTGCATGCTTGCGGAAGCTACACTCAGCTGCCCAATACGCGTCCCGTCTCGGGCACGATGTTGTTCTTCTGCATGCAGAGTGTCGCAGTCATCGCGGAGCGTGTGTTCAAGACATCGATCCTCCCGAAACTGCCTCTTCGTGCCGCGCCGCGCTCATTGAAGCGCGCTGCCAATGCAATCTTTGTTTTCTGCTGGCTGCTCTTCTCGGGCGCTTTCATTGCAGATGATTTTGCAAGGGGTGGTCTGTGGTTGATGGAGCCGGTTCCTGTTAGTCCGCTTCGCGGGTTGGGGCTCGCAAATGGAGAgggctggtggtgttggaggaggccTTGGTTTCGGTATTGGAGCGATGGATCCTACTGGGGCAGTGGTGTGCGAGTGATGTAA
- a CDS encoding uncharacterized protein (ID:PFLUO_006072-T1.cds;~source:funannotate), protein MTVHSGKRKSDALDLTGDSDDDASGHHAPKTSRTGPSSLNPQSISTAQRFGESADYIPLNQLSQVIGADEDDAQATDLVQSSQEVDESSLANFVLYGLLNAKIVGVRFYNGYANPGEHVTLKREPTNPYDRNAIRVDNVMGMQIGHIPKTIAAKLAKYMDARDLLIEGVLTGHIGAFDCPIALKLFGTNDPVQRAGLKAQMKADRLPLTEINGRERDEHQREKKLEKERKDAEKKARAMALGKAAAQWQASDNPMFSNLSAPTGTGEEGESLEELLSQSSSFNPRDVGKVVENFGQKETELEKMPMVDTPAGLATQLLPYQRQGLAWMISKESPNLPAANSEDIVQLWKREGKMLTNVATNYSTSTPPPLASGGILADDMGLGKTIQIISLILANAQPRTSNSCKTTLIIAPVGVMSNWRNQIQDHTRSETAPRVLIYHGSGKKEAANLSQYDVVVTSYGALIKDFNQDAKTMPKTGIFSVHWRRVVLDEGHTIRNPRSQGALAACGLRADSRWTLTGTPIINTLKDLYSQVRFLGLTGGLEDMAVFNSVLIRPLTAGEPEARLLLEALMGTICLRRRKDMNFINLRLPEMTSRVLRVKFQAHEQEKYNALQDEAKGALLEFKDKEGKYSHLLEVILRLRQVCNHWALCKNRIDKLMDTLDEHKLVPLTPENVKALKDMLQLQIESQEVCAICLDNFEQPVITACAHSYCRGCIEQVIDRQRKCPLCRADINDTSTLVSPAVDLGEDNNEVDVDPNDPSSKIEALVKILTAQGQAPGTKSVVFSQWTSFLDLVEPHLEQRGIKFARIDGKMTSVKRDNSTEVFSNDPSCTVLLASLSVCSVGLNLVAANQAILADSWWAPAIEDQAVDRVYRLGQKRETTVWRLVMEDSVEERVLDVQERKRSLMLAAFRETGKKKAEDRATRIADLESLLG, encoded by the exons ATGACCGTCCACTCTGGAAAGCGCAAGTCCGACGCGCTGGATCTGACGGGCGACTCCGACGATGATGCATCTGGACACCATGCGCCCAAAACCAGCCGCACGGGCCCATCTTCATTGAACCCGCAGAGCATCAGCACCGCGCAGCGATTCGGCGAAAGCGCGGATTATATTCCCCTGAATCAGCTTTCGCAGGTCATTGGCGcggacgaggacgatgcTCAAGCCACAGACCTGGTCCAGAGTAGCCAAGAGGTTGATGAATCCTCGCTTGCCAATTTCGTTCTCTACG GCCTTCTGAATGCAAAGATTGTCGGTGTCCGTTTCTACAATGGATATGCCAACCCGGGAGAGCATGTCACGCTCAAGCGGGAGCCTACTAACCCGTACGACCGCAATGCCATTCGGGTCGACAACGTCATGGGCATGCAGATCGGTCACATTCCGAAGACTATAGCCGCAAAGCTGGCCAAATACATG GATGCCAGGGATCTTCTGATCGAAGGCGTGTTAACTGGCCATATCGGCGCATTTGATTGCCCGATTGCGTTGAAACTCTTTGGCACCAATGATCCCGTCCAACGAGCTGGGCTCAAAGCCCAGATGAAAGCGGATAGACTCCCTCTCACTGAGATCAACGGCCGAGAGCGCGACGAACACCAGCGGGAAAAGAAGCTCGAAAAAGAGCGGAAAgatgccgagaagaaggctcGTGCCATGGCTCTTGGTAAGGCGGCAGCACAGTGGCAGGCTTCAGACAACCCCATGTTTTCCAACCTATCCGCTCCAACCGGCACTGGCGAAGAGGGTGAGAGCTTGGAAGAACTTCTCAGCCAGAGTAGCAGTTTCAATCCAAGAGATGTGGGTAAGGTGGTGGAGAACTTTGGTCAGAAGGAAACCGAGTTAGAGAAGATGCCCATGGTCGATACACCGGCTGGTCTGGCTACTCAGTTGCTGCCATATCAGCGTCAGGGACTCGCCTGGATGATCAGTAAAGAGTCTCCGAATCTTCCTGCCGCCAATTCCGAAGATATCGTGCAGCTCTGGAAGCGGGAAGGAAAGATGTTAACTAATGTCGCGACCAACTACTCCACATCCACTCCACCTCCCCTTGCGAGCGGTGGTATCCTGGCTGATGATATGGGGCTGGGCAAGACTATCCAGATTATCTCATTGATTCTTGCCAATGCCCAACCTCGGACTTCCAACTCGTGCAAGACTACTTTGATCATCGCCCCGGTCGGTGTCATGAGCAATTGGAGAAACCAAATCCAAGATCACACCCGCAGTGAAACCGCTCCCCGTGTCTTGATCTACCATGGCTCTGGCAAAAAGGAGGCTGCGAATTTGAGCCAGTATGATGTTGTGGTCACGAGCTACGGTGCTCTAATTAAGGATTTTAACCAGGACGCGAAGACAATGCCTAAAACAGGCATATTTTCCGTCCACTGGCGTCGTGTGGTGCTCGATGAAGGCCACACGATTCGTAACCCTCGGTCGCAGGGTGCTCTCGCTGCGTGCGGCTTGCGTGCAGACTCGCGCTGGACGCTGACTGGCACCCCGATCATCAACACACTCAAGGACCTGTACTCCCAGGTGCGATTCCTCGGTCTTACCGGTGGTTTGGAAGACATGGCAGTATTCAATAGCGTCTTGATTCGCCCTCTTACAGCCGGAGAACCCGAAGCTCGGCTGCTTCTCGAAGCTTTGATGGGCACTATTTGCCTGCGGCGAAGGAAGGACATGAATTTCATCAATTTGCGTCTTCCCGAGATGACATCTCGGGTCCTTCGCGTCAAATTCCAGGCTCATGAACAGGAGAAGTACAACGCGCTCCA GGACGAGGCAAAAGGTGCTCTTCTGGAGTTCAAGGACAAAGAAGGGAAGTATTCTCACCTTCTTGAGGTCATTCTCCGGCTGCGTCAAGTTTGCAACCACTGGGCCCTCTGCAAGAACCGGATTGATAAGCTCATGGACACGCTTGACGAACACAAACTTGTTCCTCTGACCCCAGAAAACGTCAAGGCACTCAAAGACATGCTGCAACTTCAAATCGAGAGCCAGGAAGTGTGTGCCATCTGTCTTGACAATTTTGAGCAGCCAGTGATCACAGCTTGCGCCCATTCCTACTGCCGAGGGTGCATCGAACAGGTTATCGATCGACAGCGGAAGTGTCCGCTCTGCCGTGCCGATATCAACGACACTTCCACTCTGGTTTCCCCCGCTGTCGACCTCGGCGAAGATAACAATGAGGTTGACGTTGACCCCAACGACCCCAGCAGTAAAATCGAAGCCCTCGTCAAGATTCTGACGGCCCAGGGCCAGGCACCTGGTACCAAGAGCGTGGTCTTCAGCCAGTGGACGTCATTCCTTGACCTCGTCGAGCCTCATCTCGAGCAACGCGGCATCAAATTCGCCCGCATCGACGGCAAGATGACATCTGTGAAACGCGACAATTCTACAGAAGTATTCTCCAACGACCCTTCTTGCACCGTGCTCCTCGCCAGTCTGAGCGTCTGCAGCGTCGGCTTGAATCTAGTCGCAGCCAACCAGGCCATCTTGGCCGACAGCTGGTGGGCGCCTGCCATTGAAGACCAAGCTGTGGACCGTGTCTACCGTCTTGGACAGAAGCGCGAAACTACCGTCTGGCGTCTTGTCATGGAGGACTCCGTCGAGGAGCGTGTGCTGGATGTCCAGGAACGGAAGCGCAGTCTCATGTTGGCTGCTTTCCGGGAGacggggaagaaaaaggcggAGGATCGAGCTACTCGGATTGCGGATCTTGAGAGCTTGCTGGGTTGA